tttgtttctgagcaGATTTACAGTTTCTCGAATGTCTTGGTCACAAAGGTCTGGAGGAATTAGTTGGTAATAAAGGAATGAAAGGCCCATTCCAGTGAATGTGTTTCCACATGCAATTCAACTTCTGACTCCCCAAAGGTCAGGCACGTGTGTAAGTGCTTTATTGGGCAGGTGCCCAGAATCAGAGATGGGAAAAGCAGTTTCCAAGCCATGGGGTGCATATGGGTGTGATGGGAGCACTGCTGTCCATCAGGTGTGGGTGGCACACTCTGCAGCAGTGGAATCCACGTGCCAGTGAATCTTTGTTCCTCTGTGCAAGGAACTCTCTGAATCCGGGGTTGTGCAGCTGCTGCATCACGGAGAAATGTGAGCAAGCCAGGGAAGACAATAGTGAGAAGAATTGGGTTTCTGATCACTGTGCATTTTGTTAATTAGTGAATtcaaatagttttatttttaccaaAAACAGATAATCTTTATTCCAGTAAAGACAACTGTTGActtgagatatatatataaatatatatatataatttgaaTGGTTTATATCCTGTTGCTCTAActacataaaatgaaaacatgttgCAAGTTGTGTCATTCCaatatacaaaataaattacttttcccTGCATGCTGCCTGGGTATGTTGTGATTTGAATTAAGAGTTATATTTGAATTGCCTTATTCAAGAGGTTGTATGTTACCTAACTGGGGAATGACCTGGCACTGTTCATCACATTACATTTGTACTTGATGCTGTGTTATGTCAAATTCAGATGAGTTGTCTGTCATCTATGTATTTCGTGGGAGACCTTTTATCTTGTTAAACTGTGATATGTAAACCTTCATTGCCTGAAATAGTCACAGTTGTATAAATCAGTGTCTTCAGctgttttcctaattttatCACAATTCCTAACACAAAATATAGATGTTTGTAAATTCTCCATTCATTTTGTCTATTTTTATGtatgaggctttttttttatctggCAAAGCAGTAAGATAAGGCGGCTTCCCCAGAATTTTTCAATCAAGACTCAGTTACATTTTTATCCCTCGGCAAGAGGCAACAACCAATTTTCAGCAGCTACAATTGGAATTAGGGATGTCTGTTTATTGCTATTATCTTTCCTGGCTCAGATGGGCCATTATCACTGCAGAACTCAATGATTAATGACAAGTTAAACGTGATGCTTCTGCAGTGACAGCGCTCTGGGGACCAGGCACTCCACAGCACCTTCTTCAGGCCCTACAcctctgctgtgccacaggctgggtgggaagggagaggatgGGTGCCCCTGCCACAGTCAGACAGCCcagaagagagagaggggagagatgCTGCTTACTAATCCTGGCTCCAGGATGCTTTTCCTCCTTACAAAAACCCCAAGACCATGCCATCTGCCATCCTGCACGACACCCCAGCCACAAAGCTGCCCCTTGTCCATTCATTTGCCCCACAGCTGCAGCACGTTGCTGAAGACCAACATGCCATCCTGATATTGTGTTGGGCAAAATCCGCCGCCATGGCTGCTCCTACAGCATCTGCTGAAGACAcacaagggtttttttcctagctttGGTTTCCAGACGTGGGATCACATTACTCCATGGCTGGCTAACAGCAATGTGCTCCCCATCTAGACACTGATATACTCCATAGAGGTCAGATCCTTTGGAAAACATGCTTCTTGAAGGAAGCAGCACCATGTAGACACAAACCTGTTCCAGTGGTGGCACAAGGACAAGATGACCCAACACCCCCTGCAGCAAGGGTCACTAGTTCTGCTGTATcacccctcctgtcccccacCAGACAGACAAAACTGGCTACAGCACAGCCAGGAAACAGGTCTGTTTGGGAAACAAACACCCAGAAGTCCACCTCCAGCTTGCACGTGACTGGGGCATTTCTGGACATTTTAACCCCATGCCTAAAACACCAAATGAAACAGTTGTTGAGATCATTAAAACACTCTTGCCAGAGCCAGAACACAGTCCCTGCTCAGTTGTGCAGGTGCCACATCATCGTAAACACAAGCAGCATAAATGTCTCAGGCACACAAAGCACACCGAGGTGTCTCAGTCCTAGTGTGAAAGCCCCAATTTTGACTGTAGTCGCACAACAGTGCTGCACAAAACACTGCTCAGTTTTTATGTCTAGCAACCATAAGAAACACATGGTCAGAGAAATAAATTACTGGAGCAGGCTACACCATGGTCCTGGATTATTGAATCCCTTCAAGGGTTTTGAGTGTTAAAAAATTTCCTGTCCCATCCAGAAACgcaccccctttttttttttcttttcctccttttatttgTGGCATGTTTCAGGTTGAAGGACACTGCTGTCAAAAgcactgggaagggctggggtgGTGCGGGGAGGAGGTTGCCAGAGGCAGCCAGACAGTGCCTTAACCACTCGGGGTCTCTCAAAGTGACCCCGAGGGTGCCCAAAAGCCGCACCAGTGTCGCCCAAAGAGCGCCGAGACCGGGCAACTCAGCGCAGGGAGCGGCGCTGGGCGGGAGCTGCCGGAGGCCACGCCCTCCAAGGCGGCCCCCAttggccccgccccgccccgccgacGGCCCCCATtggccccgcgcggccccgccggcggCCCCCATTGGCTGCAGTTCCCGCGGGTTTCCGGCGCGCGCGGCTGCGGGATGGCGGGAGAGCGGGTCATGGAGCTGGTGCGGGAACTGCACCGCGCCACCGGCGGGCACCTCCCGCCATTCCGGGTGAGCAGAGACGGGGCGACTGGGAACGCCGGGAGCGGGCGGGGTCCCGCTCTCGCTGACTGTGTCCCGTGTTGCAGACGGAGGGGCTGCGGCAGGCGCTGGAGGAGATGCGGGCGCTGTACGAGCGGAACCAGGCGGATGTGTGAGTGTTGGCGCGTCCCgcagagcccgggagctgccccCCTCTGGCCTTATCCTCCTCATCgtcctcttcctcatcctccagGTCCGAAGCGAAGTCGGGACGGACGGACCTAATTTTCCTCATCCGGTTCCggcactgctgcctgctccGGAACCAGCGCTGCCTCCTGGCCTACCTGTGAGTGCGGGGGCGGCCGTCGGTTCACCCCCGCCGGCACAGGGTCCCCAGGGGCAGGGTTTTGGGACTCGGCCCGAGCAGGTGGTTCCTCCGCCAGGTGCGGGGCTGGTTCTCCTTGTGTTCATTGCCGGTACCAACAAAGAGAAGaccctccttccctctgctgttTAAGAGTTTTCATTATGAATAGGCCAGATATCACAGGTGGAATGACCCAAGTGTTTGCTCTCTGCTCTGAGGGCAGACTGGGGCATCATTGTTGCCTGGGGATGTTGCCAGCACTCACCTCAAGGATGCTGGGTTTGCCCCGTTTCTTCCCCCAGGTACGACCGGCTGCTGCGGATCCGAGCGCTGAGGTGGGAGTATGGCAGTGTCCTGCCAAACACCATCCAGTTCCACATGTCAGCTGAGGAAGTGAGTCAGCCTTGTTTTAAACTCTTCCTCCCTTTCCACTTACTCCACCTCTTCCCCCCACTATAAACATGATGCTTAACGTGTCTTTCTGTAAATACTTATTTGTTAATTCATTGTCTATGGGTACAACCCCAAATGGACACTGAGTGCACTTTTTAATGCACTTTTAAGGATCAGGTGATCTCTATTAGATCAGACTCACAGAGAGACCAACAGAACTAGGTCCGTATGTGCTGCTCTCAAATGCCATCTCTAGACCAATGTACAGAGCTGCTGACATTAGCAGCATCTGTCCTACCCTGAATCCAGATTGCTTTGCCTCAAGGGTGGTTTTTCCTTTCTAGGAGAGCTTGCATTCATTCACCTTTGGCTGTCAGGAGCGTGCTTGGGAACAGTGGTCTGACAACACAAATAAACTAGATCTCATTCATCAGGGACCTGTCTTTCAGCATTAGCTGTTTGGTTTTGACTGAGGGATCACTGTTACTGCCCACAGGTGGAGTGGTTCAATCGGTACAAAAAGTCTCTGGCTACCTACATGAGGTCAgtaggaggagaggaggggctcGACCTTACACAGGACATAAAACCTCCTAAAAGCCTGTACATTGAAGTAAGTGCAAGATCTGTGGTTTCTGTCTGTGAACAAACATTTACCCGACCATCTTTTTTAGAGTCAGTTTATTAAGCAAAGCCTCTGAGAGCACCAAAGCTTCTACAGGCTTCTGGATTTTACTCTGCCAGCATTTTACTCCTACTGAGGGCACAATGTATGGTCAAAGATGGTATTTCTAGTCTGTAGGGCATTTGTGATGGGGTGAGTTATCCAGTGAGAAGTTTCTGCAGCTTTTTGCAGAAACTTAACCAGCTCTCAGATCAACTAGAAACCATGTTCCCACATTAAGGACTGTTACCTAGGGggctttgttgtgtttttttaaatggactCTTATAGATGAGACTATAAATTGCTTTACGCAATTGATACAACAAAGCAAGAGCACGTGAGAAATCAGTCAGTAGCTGAAGTGCTCTGTTCTGATATTCTCTTCAAAAAACCATGTAGTGACAATAAACCTGCTCCTTACGGACATTCACTGTTAAAACAGATTGACATTTTCTGGTATGtttgtggggaggggagggtcACCAGTCCCTATCTCTTGTGCTCCTCTTCCTCAAGTTTCTGGAGAGACTGGGCTCTTGTTCCaggcagagacaggaagagaaTGTCAAGGTGGAGCCCACAGACCATGGGCACTAATCCATGGGATCAGTTCAGTTCTGCATTTCTAGGTCTGCTCTGTACTGAGACTCCCTCAGGCAGGGAGCAATGTGTCCATTCTCACAGTCCTGGGGCATGTGTTGCAAGCCAGCAGTGATGTCTAGTGTTTCTATGGGAGATGGGGTGATCTGGGAGCTCTGTTTCTGCTTCGCAGGTGCGGTGTTTAAGAGACCATGGAGAATTTGAGATTGATGATGGGACTACCATCCTGTTGAAGAAGAACAGCCAGGTACCCGTGACAAGAATGTCATCcattctcttccttctctttcactCCCATAACATCCCCCTGCTTATCCCAGCTTTGCAGCATGTCACAATTCCTACACACACAGCTCCCTGCACATGCTGCAGGCTGTCTGCATGGCCCagactgcagctctgcctggtcTGGTACCGTGATGCAGTGGATATATAGCACAAAGAACAGAGCTGGCTGTGTGGAGCAACAAATCCAACAAATTCAAGGAAAGTTctcctgtgtttctgtgcagCACTTTTTACCCCGCTGGAAATGCGAGCAGTTAATCAGACAAGGAGTCCTGGAGCACATTCTGTCCTAAGTGTGGAGGACAGGAGGGACAACTCTTGCTTGGTGGCCTGCCCACAATGGGGACTGAACTGTAGTGTGTGCAGCACTTCAGACACCTCAGCATTTCTGCAGTGGCACCCTGCCACTCCTCCCAACAGCCTCTGGTGCCTTACCTGAAGATCAGCCCTATATTATGCAAACCACATTGGCCACCCCTCTGGGAGGAAATGGTGCATACTGGTAATGTAGTGATCTTGGGAATCCGGGGGGTAGGAAGGGGGAGCAGGGCGTTATCCAAGCCCCAGAGCTACAACTGGCATTtgtaaatgcatttttctttggaCTAATTGATTGTTCACGTGGGAGTAAGACACCAACTGGCTGGGCTCTGGAAGCCAGGAAAGCTCTGTGGttgcaaaataaagaactgCTTTAGCCTTCACTGTAGTGATTTTTAAGAGTTAATGTTGTGTTCATTAAGCACTCTGATCTGGGTCCCTAGTCAAACCTGTCCTGACCCTGCAGCATGATGGTTATTTAAGTGTCTCAGTGGAACTGTTCCTCCAAGTGTCAGAAAAGGCTGTGCAAGCTTCTTTCCAGGATTAGACAAGAAGCCCTGTCTCCCATCAGAGACCTATAAATGTTGTTTCTTGAGGTGCTGTATGAACGAGCACTGCAGTCTGGGCTTCCCCAAGCACTGGTCTGGTAAGGCCTAGGGACTGTTTGGTGTaggggtgggaaagggagcAGAGGGTTTAAAGGATTCCAGTTagcacaaaaccagaacaaggCTGAAGAGCTGCTTTCCCTGTCTGGTTTTCTTAATGGAGCTGCTCACTCTTGAGAAGTGGCTGAGAGAACACTTGCAAAAACATTAACCCTGGCTCAGACTAGAGGTTTGCTTAGCCCCCATCTCAGACTGGAGCTGAAAAAGCAAATAGCTGGGGAAGAATGCAGGAGCAGGGTAAATGCTTGGGGCACTACTGCATTGCTCTCCCACCCTCAGCCAAGCAATATGCCTGAGCCCCTCTGTGGAGCTGCCCTCCTTGTAACAGCCCAGCTTCACCTTGTGGCCCTTGTACTCAGGGCTGCCCCCAAGGCAAAGAGGAGTGTCAGCTCTCAATGCATTGGGGCAAAAAAAGTACAGCTAAACCAAGGAGGCCTCCTCAGTCACAGCCTCCAGTCATCTCCAAGCCTGGCCCCAGGGCCAGGGAACTTCTCTGCCCTAGCAGGCTGAGGGGCAGCCTTAAACACAGTACCCGAGTTTCAGCTCACAGCCAGTTTATCCTCTTTTGTTCCTGAACCAACAACACCATGAGCTATTTTTAAGCCCTCTTCTTTGTACTGACTTTGTCCAGCCTCTGCACTGGTACCCTGAAATAGTCAGGCTTGTCTAGTCTCTCCTACAGTTTTCTCCATAGCCCCCAAAATCCTAGGAGTGCTTTCACAGGGAGTGGCAACCACAGCCCCTGTGTAAATGTCCTCTGCTCTGGACACTGCACCGAGGCAATGATGCACCTTCCATGCAGAGGGGAACACCCGGGGCAGAGCAATAAATTTGGTATTTGCAGATGTGAACGCTTGGCCTTTCAGACAACTTACTTTGGCAGTAGTACTCACTGTCAGTGTGTAAAGGCCACCAAGGAAGGCAAGAGGACAGTTCACTTACCATGTCTCCTGGTCTCCTCTGAAGGGAGCTGAGTAGGGGGTCATCAAGCCCCAAGCCTTGGAGGCTCAAACTGAAAGAAGCCTCTACCCTCAGTCCCTCTGTCCCGCTCACTGCAGAGGCAAGTCTGGTTGGTTTTGGATCCTAGGCTCAGGCTGTAGGAGGGCCAGTCTCCTAGAGCCCAAGAGGAGCTGTAGGGAATGAAAGTTCAGCAACAGTTGGGGAAGGTTACTGAAATACAGAGCAGACTGGAGATGGCAGGAAGTGCTGTAATATTACAAACATTTTAATACCACCACACAGCTTTCCTGATCAGAGTGAGCCAGACACAGGAACCTGCAAGGCCTTCTGCCCTGGCTTTCCAGCCATAACAGTGTGGCCTCAACATCAACCCTCTACAGAGAGGGAACATCTGCGTCACCACCAAACGCTGCTGGAGTTCAAAAAAATCCTGTGGGATGGCTGCCCTGAGACAGACCTGACTTATAACAGCACACTGCCACTGAGAAATGCAGCAAAGCTGGTGCTTTCAGTTGGAAAATTCAGCTATCCACAAGACAAACTTCCTTAAAGGTCTGGGTTCTCTATTATCTATTTTCTATGCAGGAACATCCTGCCAAGACCAGAGAGGACAAGGCTGATTTTCCAACCCAGCCATACCTCCCCTTCTGCACCCAACCAaccccagccaggagcaggggcaggactGCCACTGAAGGTGTCCCATCACCCACTCAGACTTGCTGGTGTGATTTTTCCGATAAGCTGCTTCAGAGCTGAGGCTTTCTCCTCCAACAGCTGGTTCTTCTCCTCTGTGCTCTTCTGCTTCAGTTCAGCAGCCTGCAGGGCCACTGCAAACCCCCTGTTCTCCCCACGGAGGTCTTCGATCAGCAGTTTGTTCCTGGAGAGTTGGGCCTACAAAAGGGACAGGAGGCTTCAGGTTCAGCATGCCATGCAGGGGTACCAGACAGGGAGGAACACGCAGCACTAACCCCTCTTGCACTCACCTGGGCATCTCTGAGCTGAGCTGccctctctgccagcacagcctcaGCACTCCTCAGGCTGtgttccagcccctctgcctgctccacaGCAGCCTGCAGCAGGTGCTCGTGTTCCGCCTGCAGTGGGCAAGAAAGCCTGTTGTTGGGTTGTCCTAGCACTCCCCTGGCCTCTGGCAACCCTGGTCTGTACATTTCCCCAGGGCCCTGGACCTTCACACTCCCTGAAGGAGAGCAGGGGAGGATTAGGTGAGGTGCAGGATGCAAAGAGCAGTAGGAAAGGTGTCTAGAGCAGTACAACCTTCTCTAGGTCTGCACCTGACGAATTTTAAGACAAGGCACGGATTTCCCAGGAGtgttttttataaaaacaaGCCAACGGCCTCCCCTCTCCCAGGCATGTCCAGAAAAGCCCAGGGAGAGACATAGTTTCCTTCGATGCAGTTTTTGTGTCTGCTCATTATAATTCCTTACGTTATAATTTGTTCTATCTTTGCCCAGTTTGTCACAAGACAAACTCACGAAAACCCAACACCTCCATTGCCCAGTGCCCCAGAGATAAAACCACCCCACTCTGTGAACTCCACACAGAGGgctcaaactttttttttcccagtctgaGCCAAGAGAGTCTCTCCCTGGATAACTCCTGCTCCTCTAGGCACAAGGTAGATACCTGGTCTGGGGCAGGTGGATTTGAGTGGGGAGGGCTCATGTTTGAGTGCAGGGCAGTGACTGCTTTCATGAGGAATTAAAAGTTGCAGCTGAATTTGAAGGTAAGTGCATTTTCCATGTGGGTTCTTTATATATTGCATCTTCTACTCAAACCTCTGGTGCCTTCAACCACAGCTGCCTTCCAGGCTGCCAGGACAGCAGTGTTCCCTTGACAGTACCCTTGACTGAGCTCCCATAATTACCTGCTTACCTGGATGCTGACCAGCTGCCTGCATGTTTGCTCAGCCTGCTGGTGGAGGctttcctggagctgctgagtcTTGCACTGTTCCTCTCTCAGGGTGGTTTGCAGCTGCTCCAACTGCTGCTTTGACACCATGTTGTTCATCTGGGCCTTGGCCTGCTGCAACTGCAGAGCGTGCTGGGTCTGGGCCAGGCTCAGGCTTGCTTTGGCTTCTAAAAGCTGTAACACAGACAGGTGGATAGCTGGTTACAGCTCTGAGCCGACAATGTTACAGGTCCAGGGGGTActgtgggggagaggagaggttaGGTAGCACCCTCAGCACCGTGCAGGACCATGGGAGTGGTGCTTACTGGGCAGCCTGCAAAGCAAGGGACTGAGAGCACCAAGAGCTGCAGGTGGATAAATGGAGACCCTTTGCTGAGCAGCAAGGAGCAGGAGTTGCTGGAGGACTCTTCTGGGAGTAAATCCCAGCACAAAGGGCCACAATGGCAAGAGACAGAGGGGGCTGCTCACCTGGGTTCTTGGATATATCCCAGGCAAGCTGGGATGTACTACATGTCATGTACTACATGTCCTCTGCTTCCTGGCACCAGCAAAGGGCAAACCTGGTACTGGGAAGCAGGTCTGGTCCCACTTTGCACTAGGGCTATCCAGGGGTGGCTGACATGGGTAAGCTGTACTTTGGAAAGCCAGTCCCTGAGCCTGTCCACAGGGTAGAATGCAGGAGAGGGATAGTAACACATCTGAAGGTTTCTCACACTGGCTTTCCTCTCTCTATCCTGGTGATCCTAGTTCCCCTGCTCTGATCACATTTCCCTTCCTTCAGACAAggcctgtctggctgctgtcatccctgcccagcccctaCCTGATCCTGCCACTcccccagctcctctgccagctgagCCATGGGGAACCATAGCTCCTGGCACCCCTGTGTGAGCCACCTCCACTCAGCCTCCATCTCCTGTGCCCAGCCAGCCTGCACAAGACAAGGACAGAGAGGACATCACAGGCAGCAAGGACCtgtccccagctgcccttgAACTGGCTTTGGACATATTTAAGCAGGAGAGAGAGTCCTTTGTCCCCCACAAAGAGGAACAGGACAAGTTTTTTCTTACTGGGGAAGGTGTCCAacacagcccccagcaggggGGCGATCACAAGGACCACTCAGCACCCTGCCACCAACTGAAGGACACCCAC
This DNA window, taken from Pseudopipra pipra isolate bDixPip1 chromosome 3, bDixPip1.hap1, whole genome shotgun sequence, encodes the following:
- the GINS1 gene encoding DNA replication complex GINS protein PSF1; its protein translation is MAGERVMELVRELHRATGGHLPPFRTEGLRQALEEMRALYERNQADVSEAKSGRTDLIFLIRFRHCCLLRNQRCLLAYLYDRLLRIRALRWEYGSVLPNTIQFHMSAEEVEWFNRYKKSLATYMRSVGGEEGLDLTQDIKPPKSLYIEVRCLRDHGEFEIDDGTTILLKKNSQHFLPRWKCEQLIRQGVLEHILS